The Sorangiineae bacterium MSr11367 genome window below encodes:
- a CDS encoding nickel-dependent lactate racemase, with protein sequence MEAFVSHPLVVTLDRKSAPRTIFAGDRLVEVDMPPGTRVIYPRSPLAPLKDVDAAIRYALNHPYGTDPLHARLRPGMKVVIAIDDISLPLPQMRRPDVRERVLTVVLSMLADHGVEDVEMIIATAVHRRMTANEIRHIVGDRIFNAYYPDRLYNHDAEDPHGMKEVGVTDHGEVVELNKKAVEADLLIYVNLNLVPMDGGHKSVSVGLCGYKSLRAHHNPRIMRDCHSYMDPKSSALNTSVERMGRLTNKTLNVFTIETTINNRMFDTPLEFLAKNEDDLSPAERAAMKALVFTLSKVPQPARQAIFNRVPSPYGVTGVFAGETEAVHEHTLAKCFEQYAVPVKGQADILVSGIPYISPYNVNSFLNPLLVQVMAQGYLFNSYRGKPLVKKGGTLIITHPCTDQFDKDHHASYIEFVHNLLPETRDAMELHKRYEAKFAANPAYIQMYRTGHAYHPAHPFFMWYWGEAGRQHLGRVIVVGADNEYIPKLLGYETARTMTDAIDMAKETAPPSPEITLMHYAPILIADVT encoded by the coding sequence ATGGAGGCATTCGTGAGTCATCCGCTCGTCGTCACCCTCGATCGCAAGAGCGCCCCGCGCACCATCTTCGCTGGCGATCGCCTCGTCGAGGTCGACATGCCCCCGGGCACGCGGGTCATCTATCCGCGCTCGCCGCTGGCGCCGCTCAAGGACGTGGATGCGGCCATCCGCTACGCGCTCAATCATCCGTACGGCACCGATCCACTGCATGCGCGCCTGCGCCCCGGCATGAAGGTGGTCATCGCCATCGACGACATCTCGCTTCCCCTGCCGCAGATGCGCCGCCCCGACGTGCGCGAGCGCGTCCTCACCGTGGTCTTGAGCATGCTCGCCGACCACGGCGTCGAGGACGTGGAGATGATCATCGCCACCGCCGTGCACCGCCGCATGACCGCGAACGAGATCCGCCACATCGTGGGCGACCGCATCTTCAACGCGTACTACCCGGACCGCCTCTACAACCACGACGCGGAGGACCCGCACGGAATGAAGGAGGTCGGCGTCACCGATCACGGTGAGGTCGTCGAACTCAACAAGAAGGCCGTCGAGGCGGACCTCCTCATCTACGTCAATTTGAACCTCGTCCCCATGGACGGCGGGCACAAATCGGTCAGCGTCGGCCTCTGCGGCTACAAGAGCCTGCGCGCGCACCACAATCCGCGCATTATGCGCGATTGCCATAGTTACATGGATCCGAAGTCGAGCGCGCTGAACACGAGCGTCGAGCGCATGGGGCGATTGACGAACAAGACCCTCAACGTGTTCACCATCGAGACGACCATCAACAACCGCATGTTCGACACGCCGCTCGAGTTCCTCGCCAAGAACGAGGACGATCTCTCGCCGGCCGAGCGCGCGGCGATGAAGGCGCTCGTCTTCACCTTGTCCAAAGTCCCTCAGCCCGCGCGCCAGGCGATTTTCAATCGCGTGCCCTCGCCCTACGGCGTCACCGGCGTGTTCGCCGGGGAGACGGAGGCGGTGCACGAGCACACCTTGGCCAAGTGCTTCGAACAGTACGCGGTGCCGGTGAAGGGGCAGGCGGATATCCTCGTTAGCGGTATTCCGTATATTAGCCCGTACAACGTCAATTCATTTTTGAATCCATTGCTCGTGCAGGTGATGGCCCAGGGCTACCTATTCAATTCCTACCGCGGGAAGCCGCTGGTGAAGAAGGGCGGGACCCTCATCATCACGCACCCGTGCACCGACCAATTCGATAAAGACCACCACGCGTCCTACATCGAATTCGTGCACAACCTCCTTCCCGAAACGCGCGATGCCATGGAGCTCCACAAACGCTACGAGGCGAAGTTCGCGGCCAACCCTGCGTACATTCAGATGTACCGCACCGGGCATGCGTATCACCCTGCGCACCCATTTTTCATGTGGTATTGGGGCGAGGCGGGTCGGCAGCATCTCGGACGCGTCATCGTCGTCGGCGCCGACAACGAGTACATCCCCAAGCTACTCGGCTACGAGACCGCGCGCACCATGACCGACGCCATCGACATGGCCAAGGAGACGGCACCGCCCTCTCCCGAAATCACGTTGATGCACTACGCACCCATTCTCATCGCCGACGTCACGTGA
- a CDS encoding HAD-IB family hydrolase, whose product MTASYFDVDGTLVRTNLVHPTVFYLLNQKTPVHSLGRLARAAIQSPRMILAEMRDRRAFNELLFSVYEDMSQDRLLVLADEAFEKVLKPALYPEARDLVRKCRDQGHDVVLVSGALDFLMKLLADYLGATHVIANRLEIKDGYATGRLLRPVVAGPEKARLVREHARAAGHDLDHCFAYSDSYSDVPMLSVVGHPAAVNPDGRLERLAHTYGWPVISLEAKHARRTSRLVPWRHS is encoded by the coding sequence GTGACTGCAAGCTATTTCGATGTAGACGGGACGCTGGTGCGGACCAACCTCGTTCACCCGACCGTCTTCTACCTGCTCAATCAGAAGACGCCGGTGCACAGCCTCGGGCGACTTGCGCGCGCCGCCATCCAGAGCCCGCGCATGATCCTCGCCGAAATGCGCGACCGCCGCGCGTTCAACGAGCTGCTCTTTTCCGTCTACGAGGACATGAGCCAAGACCGACTGCTCGTCTTGGCCGACGAGGCCTTCGAGAAGGTCCTCAAGCCCGCCCTCTACCCCGAGGCTCGCGATCTCGTGCGCAAGTGCCGCGACCAGGGGCATGACGTGGTGCTCGTCTCCGGCGCGCTCGACTTCTTGATGAAGCTTTTGGCCGACTACCTCGGCGCCACGCACGTCATCGCCAACCGGCTCGAGATCAAGGACGGCTACGCCACCGGGCGCTTGCTGCGTCCGGTCGTCGCGGGGCCGGAAAAAGCGCGGCTCGTGCGCGAACATGCGCGCGCTGCGGGTCACGATCTCGATCATTGCTTCGCTTATTCCGACAGCTATTCCGACGTACCGATGTTGTCGGTGGTGGGCCATCCCGCCGCCGTGAACCCCGATGGCCGTCTCGAGCGCCTCGCGCACACGTACGGCTGGCCGGTCATCTCTCTCGAGGCGAAGCATGCACGCCGCACTTCGCGTCTCGTTCCATGGAGGCATTCGTGA
- a CDS encoding alpha/beta fold hydrolase, which yields MTEPVREERKIDVGDQAVTAIRYAAAARERARLILAHGAGANQRHPFMVRTALALAGMGVGVTTFNFGYTERGRRVPDPKDALERCFRAVLQAEASGSPIFLGGKSMGGRIASQVVAAGGLEVEVRGLIFLGYPLHPPKKPAQLRVAHWPEVKVPQLFVQGTRDAFGTVEEITVHLPKLGAPATIFPIEQGDHSFAVPKKLGVPQDAVFARAFEAMATWMFAQL from the coding sequence ATGACGGAGCCCGTACGCGAGGAGCGCAAGATTGACGTCGGGGACCAGGCGGTGACGGCGATTCGGTATGCCGCCGCGGCCCGGGAAAGAGCACGGCTCATTCTGGCGCATGGAGCGGGGGCGAATCAGCGGCATCCGTTCATGGTGCGAACGGCGCTGGCCCTGGCCGGGATGGGGGTGGGGGTGACGACCTTCAATTTTGGCTACACGGAACGCGGGCGCCGGGTGCCCGATCCCAAGGATGCGCTGGAACGCTGCTTTCGCGCGGTGCTTCAGGCCGAGGCCTCGGGCTCGCCGATTTTCCTGGGCGGAAAGTCGATGGGCGGCCGCATTGCCTCGCAGGTAGTGGCCGCGGGCGGGCTCGAGGTGGAGGTGCGTGGGCTCATCTTCCTGGGGTATCCGCTCCATCCGCCGAAGAAGCCGGCCCAGCTGCGGGTGGCGCACTGGCCCGAGGTGAAGGTGCCGCAGCTGTTCGTGCAGGGAACGCGCGACGCGTTCGGGACGGTGGAGGAGATCACGGTGCATCTGCCAAAATTGGGTGCGCCTGCAACGATTTTCCCCATCGAGCAAGGGGACCATTCGTTCGCGGTGCCGAAGAAGCTGGGCGTCCCGCAGGACGCGGTGTTCGCTCGCGCCTTCGAGGCGATGGCCACGTGGATGTTCGCGCAGCTCTAA
- a CDS encoding lamin tail domain-containing protein, with amino-acid sequence MRCSRSLPTFAVLVTVVAFAACAASGVTPSLDDQGDGDAAAKSDRGTGPGDPNPADTGADSRNDAGEGGLFTCTPSSGPSPDLVINEIDYDSVGSEEQQEFLEILNRGNADRSLEGLEVVFFNGGDRTDLKHVDLTPAGTLPAGGYLLIGTNTFDAGVPVRFLPIDAKVIQNGPRDAVAILDRTTHQVIDSLSYEGVYNDACNLSEGTETTAQDNNDTPGSLIRAPNGTDTNVASADWKFTSTPTPGTANP; translated from the coding sequence ATGCGATGTTCACGCTCCCTTCCGACCTTCGCCGTCCTGGTCACGGTGGTTGCGTTCGCGGCATGCGCCGCCAGCGGCGTCACGCCTTCCTTGGACGATCAAGGCGACGGCGACGCGGCTGCCAAATCCGACCGCGGCACCGGCCCCGGCGATCCGAATCCCGCGGATACGGGGGCGGACTCGCGAAACGATGCCGGTGAGGGGGGCTTGTTTACGTGCACGCCCTCGAGTGGGCCCAGTCCAGACCTGGTCATCAACGAGATCGACTACGACTCCGTGGGGAGCGAGGAGCAGCAGGAGTTCCTCGAGATCCTCAACCGAGGCAATGCGGACCGCAGCCTCGAAGGGCTGGAGGTGGTCTTCTTCAATGGCGGCGACCGCACGGATCTCAAGCACGTCGACTTGACCCCCGCGGGCACGCTGCCGGCCGGTGGCTACCTGCTCATCGGCACGAACACGTTCGACGCGGGCGTCCCGGTGCGGTTCCTACCCATCGACGCCAAGGTGATCCAAAACGGGCCGCGCGATGCCGTGGCCATTCTCGATCGCACCACGCACCAGGTGATCGATTCCTTGTCCTACGAAGGCGTCTACAACGATGCGTGCAACCTGTCCGAGGGCACGGAGACGACCGCGCAGGACAACAACGACACGCCCGGTTCATTGATCCGCGCGCCCAACGGCACCGACACCAATGTGGCGAGCGCAGATTGGAAATTCACCAGCACCCCCACGCCCGGCACTGCGAACCCCTAG
- a CDS encoding endonuclease/exonuclease/phosphatase family protein, with the protein MSLRIVTLNIWNRMEPWDKRLITIRNELATLDADIIGLQEVVQIKPTSAMGDAEASTEFGFDQARAIAEGFDYATCYGRNVESPYPMGNAILSRWPILRTMALPIPRVETDEHRSLLFAEIKSPYGTLPVFCTHLNWKLDEGHVREVQVRYITDQIRGLVAPNQSFPPILMGDFNAEPDSDEIRFLRGRTSLGGTSVYFADAFGVAGDGSAGATFVRSNPFAAVAREPDRRIDYIFVRGPDEQGRGEPLEARVCFCEPHDGVFASDHFGVTTTLST; encoded by the coding sequence GTGTCATTGCGAATCGTCACCCTCAATATCTGGAATCGGATGGAGCCTTGGGACAAGCGGCTCATCACCATCCGCAACGAACTTGCCACGCTCGATGCAGACATCATCGGTCTGCAGGAGGTCGTGCAGATCAAACCGACGTCGGCCATGGGCGATGCAGAAGCCTCCACCGAGTTCGGTTTCGACCAAGCGCGCGCCATTGCGGAAGGGTTCGACTACGCCACCTGCTACGGCCGCAACGTCGAGAGCCCGTACCCCATGGGCAATGCCATCCTCTCGCGCTGGCCCATCCTTCGCACCATGGCCTTGCCCATCCCGCGCGTCGAGACCGACGAACATCGGTCTTTGCTCTTCGCCGAGATCAAATCGCCGTACGGTACGCTGCCTGTATTCTGCACGCATCTCAATTGGAAGCTGGACGAAGGCCACGTGCGTGAGGTGCAGGTCCGCTACATCACGGACCAGATTCGCGGTCTCGTCGCGCCCAACCAAAGCTTTCCGCCCATCTTGATGGGCGACTTCAACGCCGAGCCGGATTCGGACGAGATCCGCTTCCTGCGCGGCCGCACCTCCCTTGGAGGCACCAGCGTCTACTTCGCCGACGCCTTCGGAGTCGCGGGCGATGGGAGCGCGGGGGCGACGTTCGTGCGCTCCAATCCGTTCGCGGCGGTCGCCCGCGAGCCGGATCGGCGCATCGACTACATCTTCGTCCGCGGCCCCGACGAACAGGGACGCGGCGAGCCGCTCGAGGCGCGGGTCTGCTTCTGCGAGCCGCACGATGGCGTCTTCGCGAGCGATCACTTCGGGGTGACCACGACGCTGTCGACGTAA
- a CDS encoding response regulator: MKRAYLMVVDHDVPARERLTRWLRSSGYVVCSAASADEALELLCAAGRLPDMIFVADAIPEATALYPTLMRSASLSKIAYLIIAARGHDFAVLRPGSSTERIFDPRSLTQLIDRIVIPTRFAPISERRALRA, from the coding sequence GTGAAGCGTGCCTATTTGATGGTCGTGGACCACGATGTCCCCGCGCGCGAGCGGCTTACGCGCTGGCTGCGTTCCTCTGGGTACGTCGTCTGTTCGGCCGCCAGCGCCGACGAGGCGCTCGAGTTGTTGTGCGCCGCCGGCCGTCTTCCCGACATGATTTTCGTGGCCGACGCCATCCCCGAAGCCACCGCGCTCTACCCCACCTTGATGCGAAGCGCCTCGCTCTCCAAAATCGCGTACCTGATCATCGCGGCCCGTGGACACGACTTCGCCGTTCTCCGTCCGGGCTCCAGCACCGAGCGCATCTTCGACCCGCGCAGCCTGACCCAATTGATCGACCGCATCGTCATCCCGACCCGCTTCGCCCCCATCTCCGAACGCCGCGCTCTCCGCGCGTAA
- a CDS encoding biopolymer transporter ExbD, whose product MQRRNRSGQRTHVSRVLAAAACALIACDGPRKPSSVETPADPDALHVYVGRDGVTFVQGEPLLTDAKILARAEEFHTKNPHGRVVVQSHEAAVHGRTVRVIDLLKEADIQYVAVGVRR is encoded by the coding sequence ATGCAGCGTCGCAACCGCTCCGGCCAACGAACACACGTGAGCCGTGTGCTCGCAGCCGCAGCGTGCGCGTTGATCGCGTGCGATGGCCCACGCAAACCGTCCTCGGTCGAAACGCCGGCCGATCCGGACGCGCTGCACGTCTACGTCGGACGCGATGGCGTGACCTTCGTTCAAGGCGAACCGCTCCTCACCGACGCCAAGATTCTCGCCCGCGCCGAGGAGTTTCACACGAAAAATCCGCACGGGCGCGTGGTGGTGCAATCCCACGAAGCCGCGGTCCACGGCCGCACGGTGCGGGTGATCGACCTCCTGAAGGAGGCCGATATCCAATACGTCGCCGTGGGCGTGCGTCGTTAG
- a CDS encoding FKBP-type peptidyl-prolyl cis-trans isomerase, whose product MSDIKPGTGKEAQRGDTVKVHYVGTLPDGTEFDSSRRRDTPLEFQLGTGAVIKGFDTAVTGMKVGGLRRVTVPPELGYGRQGSPPKIPPSATLVFEIELVDVVRD is encoded by the coding sequence ATGTCGGACATCAAGCCGGGCACGGGCAAGGAAGCGCAGCGCGGCGACACCGTGAAGGTGCACTACGTCGGCACCCTGCCCGACGGCACGGAGTTCGACAGCTCCCGCCGCCGCGACACGCCGCTCGAGTTTCAACTTGGCACCGGGGCCGTCATCAAGGGCTTCGACACCGCGGTCACCGGCATGAAGGTCGGCGGCCTGCGAAGGGTCACCGTTCCACCCGAACTGGGCTACGGCCGCCAGGGCTCCCCGCCGAAAATCCCCCCCAGCGCGACCCTCGTCTTCGAAATCGAGCTCGTCGACGTCGTTCGAGATTAG
- a CDS encoding metallophosphatase family protein → MRIGIFSDVHANHEALSAVLEAYRRESIDAYYCLGDTVGYGGSPNECADLVREVAKVTILGNHDAAVSGRMDYSYYYEAARHALDAHAAMLSAENMSWLKSLPYEHRLEAINVLLCHGSPVRLEEFEYIFAPEQARECLGIYDKIGHLTLIGHSHLCKVFALTRNSVEELSPIDFELEPDRKYIVSVGSVGQPRDGDNRASYTVFDTKDKRFEFKRIEYDIELAVDKVLRARLDPNFARRLPMGV, encoded by the coding sequence ATGCGCATCGGGATCTTCAGCGACGTACACGCAAACCATGAAGCGCTGAGCGCTGTTCTCGAGGCCTACCGTCGGGAAAGCATCGACGCTTACTACTGCCTCGGCGACACGGTCGGCTACGGCGGCTCCCCCAACGAATGCGCCGACCTGGTGCGCGAGGTGGCCAAGGTTACCATCCTTGGCAACCACGACGCCGCCGTTTCGGGCCGTATGGATTACTCGTACTACTACGAGGCCGCCCGCCACGCACTCGATGCGCACGCCGCCATGCTCTCGGCCGAGAACATGTCGTGGCTCAAATCGCTGCCCTACGAGCACCGGCTCGAGGCCATCAACGTGCTGCTCTGCCACGGCTCGCCGGTTCGGCTCGAGGAGTTCGAGTACATCTTCGCGCCCGAGCAAGCGCGCGAGTGCCTCGGCATCTACGACAAGATTGGGCATTTGACCCTCATCGGTCACTCGCACCTCTGCAAGGTCTTCGCGCTCACGCGCAACTCGGTGGAAGAGCTCTCGCCCATCGACTTCGAGCTCGAGCCCGACCGCAAGTACATCGTGTCCGTCGGCTCCGTGGGCCAGCCGCGCGATGGAGACAACCGCGCGAGCTACACCGTGTTCGACACGAAGGACAAGCGCTTCGAGTTCAAGCGCATCGAGTACGACATCGAGCTCGCCGTCGACAAAGTCCTGCGTGCCCGCCTCGATCCGAACTTCGCCCGCCGTCTTCCGATGGGAGTATGA
- a CDS encoding DUF6278 family protein yields MGDEKLGRSPGSNGSGDDSFLNGVPERDTLVDHAQVDDESGDTAPTDPPPPEPELEPMPANVAELCAACVRFVTSKYGVPLDFSPDTLSLLDQYIRDAQPEVAQKPESLDLLQAALGAYLGEVIRRVHHGIWDAEGEHDAWRVLMTRVYLTFNPIGMVREALLGEQAPGWNAHLETDPGERDALDERLAILPEVEEDEFFAPTTRFDVVEIAVDALATHMRQSGLGDVRFSRDDYK; encoded by the coding sequence GTGGGTGACGAGAAGTTGGGGCGCTCCCCGGGTAGCAATGGCAGCGGGGACGATAGCTTTCTGAACGGGGTTCCCGAGCGGGATACCCTTGTCGATCACGCCCAGGTGGACGATGAATCCGGCGATACGGCCCCCACGGATCCTCCGCCCCCGGAGCCGGAGTTGGAGCCCATGCCCGCGAACGTGGCGGAACTTTGCGCTGCCTGCGTTCGATTCGTCACCTCGAAATATGGCGTGCCACTCGATTTTTCGCCCGACACGCTGAGCCTGCTCGATCAGTACATCCGCGACGCCCAGCCCGAGGTGGCGCAGAAGCCCGAAAGCCTCGACCTGCTCCAGGCCGCCCTGGGCGCCTACCTGGGCGAGGTGATCCGCCGCGTCCACCACGGCATTTGGGACGCCGAAGGAGAGCACGATGCGTGGCGCGTGCTCATGACACGCGTGTATCTTACATTCAATCCGATCGGCATGGTCCGCGAGGCGCTGCTCGGCGAGCAGGCCCCGGGATGGAACGCGCACCTCGAGACGGACCCCGGCGAGCGCGATGCCCTCGACGAACGGCTCGCGATCCTTCCCGAGGTGGAGGAAGACGAGTTTTTCGCCCCCACCACGCGGTTCGACGTCGTCGAGATTGCCGTCGACGCACTGGCAACGCACATGCGCCAATCGGGTCTCGGCGACGTCCGGTTCTCACGGGACGATTACAAATAG
- a CDS encoding RidA family protein: protein MTTKIHRNPDTIYKPVGNYSHAVEVQGPNRTLYISGTVPELPSGEVPRDFEGQCEATWNNILEILKSAGMGPEHLVKVNTYLTSRDQADANSRIRRRILGDARPALKVIVTQTIESDWLLEIEGIAVAPL from the coding sequence ATGACCACGAAGATTCACCGCAACCCGGACACCATCTACAAGCCGGTGGGCAACTACAGCCACGCCGTCGAGGTGCAAGGGCCGAATCGCACGCTTTACATCAGTGGAACCGTTCCCGAACTGCCGAGCGGCGAAGTGCCGCGGGACTTCGAGGGTCAGTGCGAGGCCACCTGGAACAACATTCTGGAGATCCTCAAGTCCGCGGGCATGGGCCCCGAGCATCTCGTCAAGGTCAACACGTACCTCACGAGCCGCGATCAGGCGGATGCCAACAGCCGCATCCGCCGCCGCATCCTCGGTGACGCGCGCCCCGCCTTGAAGGTCATCGTCACGCAGACCATCGAATCCGATTGGCTGCTGGAAATCGAAGGCATCGCCGTCGCGCCGCTCTAG
- a CDS encoding VOC family protein — translation MQLNHADLQVSNVPETAAFLERHFDFEIQTNRNSAAVIVLSDRRGFVLVLQRKKDDAETYPAGFHIGFRVDDVAIVLEKRTHLLESGVEHVGDILENNRGVMFYFHLPGDILCEVSCPKPLPVAPSRA, via the coding sequence ATGCAACTGAATCACGCCGATCTGCAGGTCTCCAACGTCCCCGAAACCGCGGCCTTTTTGGAGCGGCACTTCGACTTCGAGATCCAAACCAACCGCAACTCGGCCGCGGTCATCGTCCTCTCGGATCGCCGCGGCTTCGTCCTCGTTTTGCAGCGCAAGAAGGACGACGCCGAGACGTACCCCGCCGGCTTCCACATTGGCTTTCGCGTCGACGACGTCGCCATCGTGCTCGAAAAGCGCACGCACTTGCTCGAGAGCGGCGTCGAGCACGTGGGCGACATCCTCGAGAACAACCGCGGCGTCATGTTCTACTTCCACCTGCCCGGCGACATTCTCTGCGAGGTGAGTTGCCCGAAGCCGCTCCCTGTGGCTCCCTCCAGGGCATGA
- a CDS encoding HAD family hydrolase: MSFVSNGSKPVHPRLSPVEQSALLGRVLEQCAHIPGQEPAPVVVFDLDGTLMDNRPRTCAILRELGELWSTREAELAEFASAVRNANPSSLAYMMTETLGLLGVTRDDLVLEAQEYWRARFFADEHLVHDIALAGAVTFAKDCYDAGATLVYLTGRDLPLMGLGTFRSLRDLGFPIGVAGTQVVLKPEFSMPDEAFKRDVAPTLLRVGRVIASFDNEPGNCNVFKEAYPDCESVLVDTQHMPHAPPLGPGVRVIADFVR, from the coding sequence ATGTCGTTCGTTTCCAACGGTTCCAAGCCCGTTCACCCGCGTCTTTCCCCCGTCGAGCAGAGCGCGCTCTTGGGGCGCGTTCTCGAACAGTGCGCGCACATCCCCGGTCAGGAGCCGGCGCCCGTGGTCGTCTTCGACCTGGACGGCACCCTGATGGACAATCGCCCGCGCACCTGCGCGATTTTGCGGGAGCTGGGCGAGCTTTGGAGCACCCGCGAGGCGGAATTGGCCGAGTTTGCATCGGCAGTTCGCAACGCCAACCCGAGCTCGCTGGCGTACATGATGACGGAGACCCTCGGCCTTCTCGGGGTGACCCGCGACGATTTGGTCTTGGAGGCCCAGGAATACTGGCGAGCTCGCTTTTTCGCCGACGAGCACCTGGTGCACGACATCGCGTTGGCGGGGGCCGTGACCTTTGCCAAAGACTGTTACGACGCCGGGGCCACCCTGGTGTACCTCACGGGCCGCGATCTGCCGCTCATGGGGCTCGGTACCTTCCGCAGCCTGCGCGATCTCGGGTTCCCCATCGGTGTGGCCGGGACGCAGGTGGTGCTCAAGCCCGAGTTTTCCATGCCGGACGAGGCCTTCAAGCGCGATGTGGCGCCCACGCTTTTGCGCGTAGGGCGGGTCATCGCGTCGTTCGACAACGAGCCGGGCAACTGCAACGTCTTCAAAGAGGCCTACCCGGATTGCGAGAGTGTCCTGGTCGACACCCAACACATGCCGCACGCACCGCCGCTCGGGCCGGGGGTGCGCGTGATCGCCGACTTCGTCCGATGA